A genomic window from Leptolyngbya sp. BL0902 includes:
- a CDS encoding ABC transporter permease encodes MFASKLPLRWPDGWTVMVSVIALVMVSPVLIILASVLTGTSDAWEHLASTVLPQYIRNSLVMMAGVSLGVLVIGVSTAWLVSACQFPGRRSLEWLLLLPLAAPAYILAYVYTDTLEYFGPVQTFLRGLFGWEQANQYWFPNIRSIQGAILLFSLTLYPYVYLLAKVAFAEQSTATLEASRSLGCGPWRSFWRVALPLARPAIAAGVALALMETLNDFGTVAYFSVPTFTTGIYRTWFGMGDRPAAVQLSAVLLLFIFALVWLEQRSRRRSRYYQSLAAAAPSRYGLSGWRTLGAWLACGLPVLLGLVIPIGLLIAMTLRNASATLNQSFVTLSINSLTLATLTALIAMGLALVMAYGLRLNHTPWLRLAVQGANLGYAVPGAVIAVGTLIPMARFDNAIDAWMRQSFGFSTGLLLSGTIVALIFAYLVRFLAVAFGSVEAGLTKIKPSLDDAARSLGQSPSQTLAQIHLPLLGNSLLTAVMLVFVDVMKELPATLIIRPFNFDTLAVRVYQYAADERLVEAAAPALAIILVGLLPVFWLSRRIAQTGR; translated from the coding sequence ATGTTTGCGTCTAAGTTGCCGTTGCGCTGGCCCGATGGCTGGACGGTGATGGTGTCGGTGATTGCGCTGGTAATGGTGTCTCCAGTGCTAATCATTCTCGCCAGCGTGCTCACGGGCACCAGCGATGCCTGGGAACACCTGGCCTCCACCGTGCTGCCGCAGTATATCCGCAACTCCCTGGTGATGATGGCGGGGGTAAGTCTGGGGGTGCTGGTCATCGGGGTGAGTACGGCGTGGCTGGTCAGTGCCTGCCAATTTCCGGGGCGACGCAGCTTGGAATGGCTGTTGCTGCTGCCCTTGGCTGCTCCCGCCTATATCCTGGCCTACGTGTATACCGACACCCTGGAATACTTTGGCCCGGTTCAGACCTTTCTGCGGGGCCTCTTTGGCTGGGAACAGGCGAATCAGTACTGGTTTCCCAACATCCGATCTATCCAGGGGGCGATTCTGCTGTTCAGCCTCACCCTCTATCCCTACGTATACCTTTTGGCCAAGGTGGCCTTTGCCGAGCAGTCTACCGCCACCCTAGAAGCCAGCCGTTCTCTGGGCTGTGGCCCCTGGCGCAGCTTTTGGCGGGTGGCGCTGCCCCTGGCCCGTCCGGCCATTGCGGCGGGGGTGGCCCTGGCACTGATGGAAACCCTCAATGACTTTGGTACCGTCGCCTATTTCAGTGTGCCCACCTTCACGACTGGAATTTATCGCACCTGGTTTGGCATGGGCGACCGTCCGGCGGCGGTGCAGCTTTCGGCGGTGTTGCTGCTGTTTATCTTTGCCCTGGTGTGGCTAGAGCAACGGTCGCGGCGACGGTCGCGCTACTACCAAAGTCTGGCGGCGGCGGCCCCCTCTCGCTATGGGCTGAGCGGCTGGCGCACCCTGGGAGCTTGGCTCGCCTGTGGCCTGCCAGTGCTGCTGGGGTTGGTCATCCCCATCGGATTGCTGATCGCCATGACCCTCCGCAACGCCAGCGCCACCCTCAACCAGAGCTTCGTCACTCTCAGCATCAATAGCTTGACGTTGGCCACCCTGACGGCCCTGATAGCCATGGGGCTGGCCCTGGTGATGGCCTACGGACTGCGGCTAAACCACACCCCCTGGCTACGACTGGCGGTGCAGGGGGCCAACCTGGGCTATGCGGTACCCGGCGCGGTGATTGCCGTGGGTACCCTGATTCCCATGGCCCGATTCGACAACGCCATTGACGCCTGGATGCGCCAGAGCTTCGGCTTTTCCACGGGACTGCTGCTGAGTGGCACCATCGTTGCCCTGATTTTTGCGTACCTGGTGCGATTTCTGGCGGTGGCCTTTGGGTCGGTGGAGGCGGGGCTCACAAAAATCAAGCCGTCCCTAGACGATGCTGCCCGCAGCCTAGGCCAGAGCCCGAGCCAAACCCTCGCCCAAATCCATTTGCCCCTGCTTGGCAACAGCCTGCTGACAGCGGTGATGCTGGTGTTTGTGGACGTGATGAAGGAGTTGCCCGCCACCCTGATCATTCGCCCCTTCAACTTTGATACCCTGGCGGTGCGCGTCTACCAGTATGCCGCCGACGAACGCCTCGTGGAAGCCGCCGCCCCGGCCCTAGCCATTATCCTGGTGGGGCTGCTGCCCGTATTTTGGCTCAGCCGCCGCATTGCCCAGACGGGGCGCTAA
- a CDS encoding SulP family inorganic anion transporter: protein MAKSPFSAVPANSSSSWLVLLRRYLPILDWGLNYQSADLVGDVMAGAIVAVMLIPQGMAYAMLAGLPPQVGLYASIVPLILYAALGTSRALAVGPVAMVSLLVATSVGQVAEAGSADYIAAALALALMIGLIQILMGVVRLGFLVNFLSHAVIVGFTNAAALVIGASQLKHLMGVKIPSSESFFETLSHLVRAVPETNVVTLGLGLGSMAVLLFFGQRLPQFLKDWGVPALWSTPISRGGPLFVVVVSIGLVALLGLDSRAGVSIVGEIPRGLPPLTQPPLDASLWQQLLPMALTISFVGFMESIAVAKSLASKRRQRIDANQELIGLGAANLGAAFTGGYPVTGGFSRSFVNFTAGANTGLASMITALLIALVVLFFTPLFYSLPQAALAAVILVAVLNLLDFDSIKHLWRADRADAWVLMITFMAVLIVGIEAGIVVGFVTSVVFYLWRTSRPHIAEVGRVGETEHFRNIKRHDVQTYTNVLAIRVDESLYFANTKYLEDYLMRAVADHPSADALLLICSAINHIDGSALDTLENLIEGLREAGVTVYLSEVKGPVMDQLIQAGFIDHLGGAERVFLSTHQAMQTLGLSIPQDADH from the coding sequence ATGGCAAAGTCTCCCTTCTCGGCGGTGCCCGCTAATTCGTCGTCATCCTGGCTGGTGCTGCTGCGCCGCTACCTGCCGATTTTGGATTGGGGCCTAAACTATCAGTCCGCCGACTTAGTGGGGGATGTGATGGCTGGGGCCATTGTGGCGGTGATGCTGATTCCCCAGGGGATGGCCTATGCCATGCTGGCCGGGTTGCCGCCCCAGGTGGGGTTGTATGCCAGCATTGTGCCGCTGATACTTTATGCCGCCCTAGGCACCAGTCGGGCCTTGGCGGTGGGGCCTGTGGCGATGGTGTCGCTGCTGGTGGCTACCAGTGTGGGGCAGGTAGCCGAAGCAGGCAGTGCCGACTACATTGCAGCCGCCCTGGCCCTAGCCCTGATGATTGGCCTCATTCAGATATTGATGGGGGTGGTGCGGCTGGGGTTTTTGGTCAACTTCCTCAGCCATGCGGTGATTGTGGGCTTTACCAACGCCGCCGCCTTGGTGATTGGGGCCAGTCAACTTAAACACCTAATGGGGGTCAAGATTCCCTCCTCGGAGAGCTTTTTTGAGACCCTGTCTCATCTGGTGCGGGCCGTGCCGGAGACCAACGTTGTCACCCTGGGGTTAGGGCTGGGCAGCATGGCGGTGCTGCTGTTTTTTGGCCAACGCTTGCCCCAATTCCTAAAAGATTGGGGAGTGCCTGCCCTATGGTCTACGCCGATTAGCCGGGGTGGGCCGCTGTTTGTGGTGGTGGTCAGCATTGGGCTGGTGGCGCTACTGGGGTTAGATAGCCGCGCGGGCGTCTCCATTGTGGGAGAGATTCCTAGGGGGTTGCCGCCCCTAACGCAGCCTCCGCTAGATGCCTCCCTATGGCAACAACTGCTGCCCATGGCCCTCACCATTAGCTTTGTGGGGTTTATGGAAAGCATTGCCGTAGCCAAGTCTCTGGCCAGCAAGCGACGGCAGCGCATTGACGCCAACCAAGAGCTGATCGGCCTCGGGGCGGCAAACCTGGGGGCGGCTTTCACCGGGGGCTATCCTGTCACGGGGGGGTTTAGCCGTTCCTTTGTGAACTTTACAGCCGGGGCCAATACCGGGCTAGCGTCGATGATCACCGCCCTGCTGATTGCCCTAGTGGTGCTGTTTTTTACGCCCCTGTTCTACTCCTTGCCCCAGGCGGCGTTGGCGGCGGTAATTTTGGTGGCGGTGCTCAATTTGCTCGATTTCGACAGCATCAAGCACCTCTGGCGGGCAGATCGGGCCGATGCCTGGGTGCTGATGATTACCTTCATGGCGGTGCTGATTGTGGGAATTGAGGCCGGGATCGTCGTTGGCTTTGTGACCTCGGTGGTGTTTTACCTCTGGCGCACCAGTCGGCCCCACATTGCTGAGGTTGGGCGCGTGGGCGAAACGGAGCATTTCCGCAACATCAAGCGCCACGACGTACAGACCTACACCAACGTCCTCGCCATTCGGGTGGATGAAAGCCTCTATTTTGCCAACACAAAATATTTGGAAGACTATCTCATGCGGGCCGTGGCCGATCACCCCAGCGCCGACGCCCTGCTGCTGATTTGCAGCGCCATCAACCACATCGACGGCAGCGCCCTCGACACCCTCGAAAACCTCATTGAAGGATTGCGCGAAGCTGGAGTAACGGTGTACCTCAGTGAGGTCAAAGGCCCGGTGATGGATCAACTCATCCAGGCGGGCTTCATTGACCACTTAGGCGGGGCAGAGCGGGTCTTCCTCAGTACCCACCAAGCCATGCAAACCCTAGGATTATCCATACCGCAGGATGCCGATCACTGA
- the nusB gene encoding transcription antitermination factor NusB, whose protein sequence is MQARRMARELALLGLSQLPEKPKKLQELDLDDLLQAAVKTLAAEAKDALETASDELKRGSQRLVDTDLVATDLESSRAMVDEAIDLTQTAINRLAHAVEMPEFLQMTNQKEVRAFAMELLTNTTKHRAEVDSVLESAMVAWQLKRLARIDRDILRIAVVEMDYLGTPDRVAINEAVEIAKRYSGEEGFRFINGVLKRVVDRHTEGQGAESQGAAEGKPTPQ, encoded by the coding sequence ATGCAGGCTCGTCGTATGGCTCGCGAATTGGCTCTATTGGGCCTCAGCCAGTTGCCGGAAAAACCCAAAAAGCTCCAGGAGCTTGACCTAGACGACCTGTTGCAGGCCGCTGTCAAAACCCTCGCTGCCGAAGCTAAGGATGCGCTTGAAACCGCTTCCGACGAACTCAAGCGGGGGAGTCAGCGCTTGGTGGATACCGACCTGGTTGCCACCGACCTAGAAAGCAGCCGTGCCATGGTCGATGAAGCCATTGATCTGACCCAGACGGCCATCAATCGCTTGGCCCACGCGGTGGAAATGCCCGAATTCCTACAAATGACCAACCAAAAAGAGGTGCGGGCCTTTGCCATGGAACTGTTGACCAACACCACCAAGCATCGGGCGGAGGTGGATAGCGTGCTGGAGTCGGCCATGGTGGCCTGGCAACTCAAGCGCCTGGCCCGTATTGATCGCGATATCCTTCGCATTGCCGTGGTGGAGATGGACTACCTCGGCACCCCCGACCGGGTAGCCATCAATGAAGCAGTGGAAATTGCTAAGCGCTACAGCGGCGAAGAGGGCTTTCGGTTCATCAATGGCGTGCTGAAGCGGGTGGTAGATCGCCACACTGAGGGCCAAGGGGCTGAATCCCAGGGAGCAGCGGAGGGCAAGCCAACCCCCCAGTAG
- a CDS encoding DUF502 domain-containing protein: protein MDLESSPTLSAAAHSGSERHELPVLQKLKQDLKNDLIAGLLVIIPLATTIWLTITIANWVIRLLTRFPKQLAPFDGLHPLLVDLINLSIGLAVPLSAILLIGLMARNIAGRWLLDLGERTVQSIPLAGSVYKTLQQLLQTVFQDSKTRFRRVVLVEYPRKGIWAIAFVTGAMSAATATTPKMLSVFVPTTPNPTSGWYAVVPETDVINLAISIEDAFKVLLSGGIVGPNLAAAVPPERIATLAMPTLAPDDLAPAPLSLGQVGSAVADTDQQLSVFPLAEPQLSSVPLDEDC from the coding sequence ATGGATCTTGAGAGTTCTCCAACCCTCAGCGCCGCTGCCCATTCCGGTTCCGAACGCCACGAGTTGCCTGTGCTGCAAAAGCTCAAACAAGACCTCAAAAATGACCTGATTGCGGGGCTGCTGGTGATCATTCCCCTGGCCACCACCATCTGGCTCACCATCACCATTGCCAACTGGGTCATTCGGCTCCTGACCCGTTTTCCCAAGCAGTTAGCACCCTTTGACGGGCTTCACCCTCTCCTGGTTGACCTCATTAATCTCAGTATTGGGTTAGCGGTGCCCCTGTCGGCCATTTTGCTGATTGGCCTGATGGCCCGCAACATTGCCGGACGCTGGCTGCTAGATTTGGGTGAGCGGACGGTGCAGTCTATCCCGCTGGCGGGGTCGGTCTACAAAACCCTGCAACAGCTTTTGCAGACGGTGTTTCAGGATTCTAAAACCCGGTTTCGGCGGGTGGTGCTGGTGGAATACCCCCGCAAGGGCATTTGGGCCATCGCCTTTGTGACGGGGGCCATGAGTGCGGCCACAGCCACCACCCCCAAAATGCTGAGCGTGTTTGTGCCCACTACCCCCAACCCCACCAGCGGCTGGTACGCGGTGGTACCCGAAACCGATGTGATCAACCTTGCCATTTCCATCGAAGATGCCTTCAAGGTGTTGCTGTCGGGGGGCATTGTTGGCCCTAACCTGGCGGCGGCGGTGCCCCCAGAGCGCATTGCCACCCTGGCGATGCCCACCCTAGCCCCAGACGACTTAGCCCCAGCGCCCCTTTCCCTAGGCCAGGTCGGGTCAGCAGTGGCCGATACCGACCAGCAGCTTTCCGTTTTCCCCCTGGCCGAACCGCAACTCTCTAGCGTGCCCCTAGACGAAGATTGCTAA
- the rplU gene encoding 50S ribosomal protein L21, with translation MTYAIVATGGKQLRVEPGRFYDIERLPVEAEGEVTLDQVLFVDNDGESLVGQPLVAGATVTGTVVSHLRGRKVIVYKMKPKKKTRKKQGHRQELTRLMINSIQVNGKTIASSAAE, from the coding sequence ATGACATACGCAATTGTGGCAACGGGTGGCAAGCAGCTTCGGGTAGAGCCCGGTCGCTTCTACGATATTGAGCGTTTGCCCGTGGAAGCCGAAGGAGAAGTCACCCTGGATCAAGTGCTGTTCGTTGATAACGACGGCGAATCCCTGGTGGGGCAACCTCTCGTGGCAGGTGCAACGGTGACGGGAACGGTGGTGAGCCACCTGCGCGGTCGCAAGGTCATCGTTTACAAAATGAAGCCCAAAAAGAAAACCCGCAAAAAGCAAGGCCACCGTCAGGAACTCACCCGCCTGATGATCAACTCCATCCAAGTGAACGGTAAAACCATTGCCAGCAGCGCCGCTGAGTAA
- the rpmA gene encoding 50S ribosomal protein L27, whose amino-acid sequence MASKKGTGSTRNGRDSNAKRLGVKRYGGETVRAGNILIRQRGTKVHPGENVGRGRDDTLFALVDGVVTFERRGKAGKKVSVYPVAASA is encoded by the coding sequence ATGGCAAGTAAGAAAGGTACAGGTAGTACAAGAAACGGGCGCGACTCAAACGCCAAACGCCTTGGCGTCAAGCGCTACGGCGGCGAAACCGTGCGGGCAGGCAACATCCTGATTCGTCAGCGCGGCACCAAAGTTCACCCCGGCGAAAACGTGGGACGCGGCAGAGACGATACCCTGTTCGCCCTCGTTGATGGCGTTGTCACCTTCGAGCGTCGCGGCAAAGCGGGTAAAAAAGTCAGCGTCTACCCCGTTGCTGCTTCAGCTTAG
- the sir gene encoding sulfite reductase, ferredoxin dependent, which translates to MVQTPLKPAQSGPNPASAKRSKVEDIKENSNFLREPLASELLTDTSFFSESAIQILKFHGSYQQDNRDTRTKGQEKDYQMMLRTRNPGGYIAPELYLTLDRLSDEYGNHTLRATTRQGIQLHGVLKKNLKATIAAIVKNLGSTLGACGDLNRNVMAPPAPFKNRPEYQIAQDYANHIADLLRPQTEAYYEIWLDGEKFLSSEEHPEVVEARQRNVNNTLFPDSPEPIYGTHYMPRKFKCAVTVPGDNSIDAYTHDVTLVVITDKAGKLKGFNVLAGGGLGRTHNKEETFARVADEIGYVDKDDVFDLMKAIVATQRDYGDRVNRRHSRMKYLIHDWGVERFRQQVETYLGKPLKPFKKLPKWTFYDYLGWYEQGDGNWFVGVPIENGRILDRDGLQLKTALREIVQKFNLPMLVTPNQSVLFYDIKPEDKDAVQAILTRCGIQKETDLDPLVRYAMACPALPLCGLAITESERIMPTNLGRIRALLTKVGLPDEHFVVRMTGCPNGCARPYMAELGFVGSAPESYQLWLGGSPDQTRLARPYMERLHDNDLETTLEPLFVFFRDGRKKGESFGDFCDRVGFEALRQFADAYDPLRYTPSHTKEGRHRLSVSHDFFLTLQATADKEGRSMGQVVADALALYLQQTAE; encoded by the coding sequence ATGGTTCAGACTCCTCTCAAACCCGCCCAATCCGGCCCCAACCCCGCTTCGGCCAAGCGCTCCAAGGTTGAAGACATCAAGGAAAACAGCAACTTCCTGCGCGAGCCCCTGGCCAGCGAACTGTTGACGGATACCAGCTTTTTCTCGGAATCAGCGATCCAGATCCTGAAATTCCACGGTTCCTACCAGCAGGACAACCGCGACACCCGCACCAAGGGCCAGGAGAAGGATTATCAGATGATGCTCCGCACCCGCAATCCGGGGGGGTATATTGCGCCGGAGCTATACCTGACGCTGGATCGACTCTCCGACGAGTATGGGAACCACACCCTGCGGGCCACCACGCGCCAGGGCATTCAGCTCCATGGGGTGCTGAAAAAGAATCTGAAGGCCACCATCGCGGCGATTGTGAAAAACCTTGGCTCGACCCTAGGGGCCTGCGGCGACCTGAACCGGAACGTGATGGCTCCTCCGGCCCCTTTCAAGAATCGGCCTGAGTACCAGATTGCCCAAGACTACGCCAACCACATCGCCGACCTGCTGCGGCCCCAAACCGAGGCCTACTACGAAATTTGGCTGGATGGGGAGAAGTTCCTCAGTTCCGAGGAGCACCCGGAGGTGGTGGAAGCCCGCCAGCGCAACGTCAACAACACCCTCTTCCCCGACAGCCCAGAGCCGATCTACGGCACCCACTACATGCCCCGCAAGTTTAAGTGCGCGGTGACGGTGCCGGGGGACAACTCCATCGATGCCTACACCCACGATGTCACCCTGGTGGTAATCACCGACAAGGCGGGCAAGCTGAAGGGCTTTAACGTCCTGGCTGGCGGTGGTCTGGGCCGCACCCACAATAAGGAAGAAACCTTTGCCCGGGTGGCCGACGAAATTGGCTATGTGGATAAGGACGACGTGTTCGACCTGATGAAGGCCATCGTGGCCACCCAGCGGGATTACGGCGACCGCGTCAACCGTCGCCATTCCCGCATGAAGTACCTGATCCACGATTGGGGGGTGGAGCGCTTCCGGCAGCAGGTGGAAACCTACCTGGGTAAGCCCCTCAAGCCCTTCAAAAAGCTGCCCAAGTGGACGTTCTACGATTACCTGGGCTGGTACGAACAGGGCGACGGTAACTGGTTTGTGGGCGTGCCCATCGAAAATGGCCGCATCCTCGACCGTGACGGCCTTCAGCTCAAAACCGCCCTGCGGGAGATTGTGCAGAAATTCAACCTGCCCATGTTGGTAACGCCCAACCAAAGCGTTCTGTTCTACGACATCAAACCCGAAGATAAGGACGCCGTCCAGGCCATCCTCACCCGCTGCGGCATTCAAAAAGAAACCGATCTGGATCCCCTGGTGCGCTACGCCATGGCCTGCCCCGCCCTGCCCCTCTGCGGTTTGGCGATTACGGAATCCGAGCGGATTATGCCCACGAACCTGGGCCGGATTCGCGCCCTGTTGACCAAGGTGGGCCTCCCCGACGAGCACTTTGTGGTGCGGATGACCGGATGCCCCAACGGCTGTGCCCGTCCCTACATGGCGGAACTGGGTTTTGTGGGCAGTGCGCCAGAATCCTACCAGCTCTGGCTGGGCGGATCGCCTGACCAAACTCGGCTGGCCCGTCCCTACATGGAACGGCTGCACGATAATGACCTAGAGACCACCCTAGAGCCGCTGTTTGTGTTCTTCCGCGATGGCCGCAAAAAGGGCGAAAGCTTTGGGGATTTCTGCGACCGGGTGGGGTTTGAAGCCCTGCGCCAGTTCGCCGACGCCTACGATCCCCTGCGCTATACCCCCAGCCACACCAAGGAAGGTCGCCACCGCCTGAGCGTGTCCCACGACTTCTTCCTCACCCTCCAGGCCACGGCGGATAAGGAGGGCCGATCCATGGGCCAAGTGGTTGCCGATGCCCTAGCGCTCTACCTTCAGCAAACGGCGGAATAA
- a CDS encoding EAL domain-containing protein, whose amino-acid sequence MTQPEENPIILIVDDTTENLRVLSAALANQGYDVRGVVNGAMALRAAQAEPPDLVLLDIRMPGLDGYEVCRQLKAHPTTQEVPVIFLSALGDSIDKVQAFGVGGVDYITKPFQLDEVLVRVKNQLALQSAQRTIRQMNQTLEQQVQARTAELAEANRILSQEVEERKRIEKDLRDSELRYRLVADNISDLVGLHDRQGRFIYVSPSCLGLLGHTADQLLGQVFYDLVHPDDRERVRLQIEALRPPQTMAQIVYRAVRASGDDLWLETLAKPILNERGRLVQVQTVSRDVTERVRVEAQLRHQALYDDLTQLPNRTLFMERVDYALHQGKAPRSFAVLFIDIDRFKLINDSLGHGAGDHLLRSVVNTLSQYLRPFDTLARWGGDEFALLLPDLDDITSAIDMATAIQTGLAHPISLEDQSVVISASIGIVWSAGYYRSGSEILRDADTAMYRAKSRGRACYEVFDPEMHQEMLHRLTLEHDLRQAIETDQLQVYYQPQVDLATGRWLGVEALARWPHPERGMISPQIFIPIAEEAGLIQAVGEWMLWATCHQLQRWHRQFPDRALYASVNVASQQLQRADFLDTLDQVLAGTSLDPALLHLEITERALIDDTAHTAQVLASLRQRQIQISLDDFGTGYSSLSYLHRFPVDVLKIDQSFVGKMQPDAPQPEALGIIRAILNLAQGMGMQVVAEGVETDYQRQQLLHMGCPVGQGYYFARPLPAEAITHRLNQLPTAP is encoded by the coding sequence GTGACGCAGCCGGAAGAGAATCCGATCATCCTGATTGTGGATGACACCACAGAGAACTTGCGAGTGCTGTCTGCGGCGCTGGCCAACCAAGGCTATGACGTGCGCGGGGTGGTAAATGGTGCGATGGCCCTGCGGGCAGCCCAGGCCGAGCCCCCAGACCTGGTATTGCTGGATATTCGGATGCCGGGGCTGGATGGCTACGAGGTCTGTCGGCAACTGAAGGCCCACCCCACTACCCAGGAGGTGCCTGTGATTTTCCTCAGCGCCCTAGGAGATTCCATCGACAAGGTACAAGCCTTTGGGGTCGGGGGCGTAGACTACATTACCAAGCCCTTCCAGCTAGATGAGGTGCTGGTGCGGGTCAAAAATCAGTTGGCGCTTCAATCGGCCCAGCGCACCATTCGGCAGATGAATCAAACCCTAGAGCAGCAGGTGCAGGCACGTACCGCCGAATTAGCGGAGGCTAACCGCATCCTCAGCCAGGAGGTGGAGGAACGCAAGCGCATTGAGAAAGACCTGCGAGACTCGGAGCTGCGCTATCGCCTAGTGGCGGACAACATCAGCGATTTGGTGGGTCTCCACGACCGTCAGGGGCGCTTTATCTACGTTAGTCCTTCCTGTTTGGGGCTGTTGGGTCATACCGCCGACCAACTGCTGGGCCAAGTGTTCTATGACCTAGTCCATCCCGACGACCGGGAGCGGGTGCGGTTGCAGATTGAGGCGTTGCGCCCCCCCCAAACCATGGCCCAGATCGTCTACCGGGCCGTGCGGGCCTCCGGCGACGACCTCTGGCTCGAAACCCTGGCCAAGCCCATCCTCAACGAACGGGGTCGCCTGGTGCAGGTACAAACGGTCTCGCGGGACGTGACGGAGCGAGTGCGGGTGGAGGCCCAACTGCGGCACCAAGCCCTCTACGATGACCTCACCCAACTGCCGAATCGCACCCTGTTTATGGAGCGGGTAGACTACGCCCTGCACCAGGGCAAAGCGCCCCGATCCTTTGCGGTGCTGTTTATCGACATTGATCGCTTCAAGCTCATCAACGATAGCCTGGGCCACGGTGCCGGAGATCACCTCCTGCGCTCTGTGGTAAACACCCTGAGCCAATACCTGCGCCCCTTTGACACCCTAGCCCGCTGGGGCGGCGATGAATTTGCCCTGCTGCTGCCCGACCTCGACGACATCACTAGCGCTATTGATATGGCCACCGCCATCCAAACTGGCTTAGCCCATCCCATCTCCCTCGAAGATCAGTCGGTGGTCATCAGTGCCAGCATTGGCATTGTTTGGTCAGCAGGCTATTACCGCAGCGGCAGCGAAATTTTGCGCGATGCCGACACCGCCATGTACCGGGCCAAAAGCCGAGGTCGTGCCTGCTACGAGGTCTTTGACCCAGAAATGCACCAGGAAATGCTGCATCGCCTCACCCTAGAGCATGACCTGCGGCAGGCCATTGAAACCGATCAGCTTCAGGTGTATTACCAGCCCCAGGTAGACTTAGCTACCGGACGATGGCTGGGGGTAGAAGCCCTAGCCCGCTGGCCCCACCCCGAACGAGGCATGATTAGCCCCCAGATATTTATCCCCATCGCCGAGGAGGCTGGACTCATCCAGGCCGTGGGCGAATGGATGCTGTGGGCCACCTGTCACCAGTTGCAGCGCTGGCATCGCCAGTTTCCCGACCGCGCCCTCTACGCTAGCGTGAACGTGGCCAGCCAGCAGCTCCAGCGGGCCGACTTTCTCGACACCCTCGACCAAGTGCTGGCCGGAACCTCCCTCGACCCTGCCCTCCTACACCTCGAAATTACCGAACGCGCCCTCATCGACGACACCGCCCACACCGCCCAAGTGCTAGCCAGCCTCCGCCAACGGCAAATCCAAATCAGCCTCGACGACTTTGGCACAGGCTACTCCTCCCTCAGCTACCTGCACCGCTTTCCGGTAGATGTTCTGAAAATTGATCAGTCCTTTGTCGGCAAAATGCAGCCCGATGCGCCCCAACCCGAAGCCCTAGGCATCATTCGCGCCATCCTCAACCTGGCCCAGGGCATGGGAATGCAGGTCGTAGCCGAAGGCGTAGAAACCGACTACCAGCGCCAGCAGCTCCTTCACATGGGCTGCCCTGTTGGTCAGGGATACTACTTTGCCCGTCCTCTCCCCGCCGAAGCCATCACCCACCGCCTGAACCAGTTGCCCACCGCCCCCTAA